From Desulfobulbaceae bacterium, one genomic window encodes:
- the dsrJ gene encoding sulfate reduction electron transfer complex DsrMKJOP subunit DsrJ, whose amino-acid sequence MYDSGKVITGLAIFVAIICFPLWYNVINGAERIPIPLMPKDQKKCVAPSDYMRKSHMVLLNDWRDEVVRTGEREFQVIDGKKYEKSLQNGCMNCHQSREKFCTSCHTYAAVTPYCWDCHVEPKEMN is encoded by the coding sequence ATGTATGATAGTGGAAAGGTAATAACAGGACTGGCAATATTTGTGGCTATTATATGCTTTCCCCTTTGGTATAACGTGATCAATGGGGCTGAGCGCATACCAATACCCTTAATGCCCAAGGACCAGAAAAAATGTGTGGCTCCTTCAGACTATATGCGGAAATCACATATGGTACTTCTTAATGACTGGAGAGATGAAGTTGTTCGAACAGGAGAGAGAGAATTTCAAGTAATAGACGGCAAGAAATATGAAAAAAGCCTGCAGAATGGTTGTATGAATTGTCATCAAAGCAGAGAAAAATTTTGTACCTCCTGCCATACCTATGCCGCAGTAACACCATATTGCTGGGATTGTCATGTTGAGCCGAAGGAGATGAATTAA
- a CDS encoding 4Fe-4S dicluster domain-containing protein: MDVKRRKFLKIAGLSAVAGVAAPSAFNMLLKGDAVASSGGGHAEKTENTGHAAKAEPKGIQYGLVIDVKKITHTKGLAEKCIDACHTEHNVPDFGNPKDEIKWLWVDDYEHSFPEHSHHQKNDALHEMQFMLLCNHCEKPSCVRACPTKATFKNKDGIVMMDYHRCIGCRFCMAACPYGARSFNWRNPREQYANGNFKFYKKPLNPEFPTRMRGVVEKCNFCAKRLSKGMMPSCVEACGNTGAMVFGDINDPKSEISKVLRENYTIQRKPASGTYPSVFYII; this comes from the coding sequence ATGGATGTTAAACGACGAAAATTCCTGAAAATTGCTGGTCTCTCAGCTGTCGCTGGAGTGGCTGCTCCTTCAGCATTTAACATGCTGCTTAAAGGGGATGCAGTTGCTTCTTCTGGCGGAGGCCATGCCGAAAAAACTGAGAACACGGGACATGCTGCAAAGGCAGAGCCAAAAGGAATCCAGTATGGTTTGGTAATTGATGTTAAGAAAATTACCCATACCAAGGGTCTGGCGGAAAAATGTATAGATGCCTGTCATACTGAGCACAATGTACCAGACTTTGGCAACCCGAAAGATGAGATAAAATGGTTGTGGGTTGATGACTATGAGCATTCGTTTCCTGAGCATAGTCATCACCAAAAGAATGATGCGTTGCATGAAATGCAGTTTATGCTTCTCTGTAACCATTGTGAGAAGCCTTCTTGTGTGCGGGCCTGTCCGACTAAAGCGACCTTTAAAAATAAGGACGGTATCGTGATGATGGACTATCATCGCTGTATCGGTTGTCGTTTTTGTATGGCGGCCTGTCCTTACGGGGCGCGAAGCTTCAACTGGAGAAATCCGCGAGAACAGTACGCCAATGGCAATTTCAAGTTTTATAAAAAGCCTCTTAACCCTGAATTTCCGACACGCATGAGAGGTGTAGTTGAAAAATGTAATTTCTGTGCGAAACGTTTGTCGAAAGGGATGATGCCGTCTTGTGTAGAAGCGTGTGGTAATACTGGAGCAATGGTTTTTGGTGATATTAATGATCCAAAATCAGAGATCAGTAAGGTTCTTAGAGAGAATTATACAATTCAGCGGAAACCA